CGTGGGGGACTGCGCATCCTGGCACGAGCCGCTCCTCGGCCGGCGGCACCGGGTCGAGCACTGGACTGCGGCGATGGAGCGTCCGGCCATCGCTGTCTCGACGTTGCTTGCCGGCGGGCTGCACCAAGGAACGTCCGCCAAGCCGCCCTACTTTTGGTCCGACCAGTACGGCAAGCGAATCCAGTTTGCCGGCATCGCCCACCCCGACGACGAGATCACCGTTGAGGACGGCGTTTTCGATGGGACCAGCTTCCTGGTCGTGTACCGCCGCGAGGGCCTGCCGGTCGCGGTCCTCGGCGTCGACCGGCCGCGGCTGTTCACCCGCTGGCGGCGCCGGCTCGCAAGCCTGTCCGCCGCCTCGTGACCGGGAACCGGACACCTCCAGCGAGATCGAACACAACATCGACACCGAAGAAGGAGCCTGCCGTGACCACCGCCAGCCTGCCCGAGAGTCTGATCGCCACGCTGCCCGGCCACTACTACACCGACGCCGAGGTCTTCGCCCTCGAACAGGAGAAGGTCTTCGAGGCGATGTGGTTCTGCATCGTGCGCGCCGCCGACCTCGAGAAGCCAGGCGCGTTCAAGACCGTGCAGGTCGGGCGCGAGAGTGTGCTCGTCGCACGGTCCCGCTCGGGGGAGGTGCGTGCGTTCTTCAACGTCTGTCGCCACCGCGGTGCGCGCCTGTGTACCCAGGAGAGCGGGGAGGTCCAGCGCGCGTTCCAGTGCCCCTATCACGCCTGGACCTACGACCTGGATGGCAAGCTGGTGGCCGCGCCCAACCTGACGAAGATGCCGGACATCGACCGGGTCGATTTCGGCCTGCGGCGCATCGCCGTGCGGGAGTGGCTCGGCTACGTCTGGGTCTGTCTCGCCAACCAGCCGCCGTCATTCGATGAGACGGTGCTGCGGGAGGTGCGCGACCGGCTCGGCGACCTCGAGTCCATCGCCCGCTACGACATCGCCGAGCTCAGTGTCGGCCGCCGGATCGTCTATGACGTCAAGGCGAACTGGAAGCTGATTGTCGAGAACTTCATGGAGTGCTACCACTGCGCCACGATCCACCCGGAGCTCACGGAGGTGCTTCCGGAATTCGCGGACGGCTACGCTGCGCAGTACTACGTCGGTCACGGTGCCGAATTCGGCGCGAACATCGAGGGATTCACGGTCGACGGCTCGCACGGACTCGACCGGATCCCTGGTGTCGCCGAGGATCAGGACCGGCGCTACTACGCGATCACCATCAAGCCGCAGGTGTTCGTCAACCTGGTGCCCGATCATGTGATCGTGCATCGGATGTTCCCGCTTGCTGCCGACCACACGGTCGTCGAATGCGACTGGCTCTACCTGCCCGAGGTGGTCACCGCCGGCAAGGACCTCAGCCGTTCGGTGGAGCTGTTTCATCGGGTCAACCAGCAGGACTTCGATGCGTGCGAGCGGTGCCAGCCCGCGATGAGCTCGCGGACCTACCGCGACGGCGGGGTGCTGGTTCCCAGCGAACACCACATCGGTGCGTTCCACGACTGGCTGCGCACCAAGATCGCCGACTGACTGCTCGCTATATCCGGGACCTCGCTCGGGAGTATCGAACCGTACTGCCTGGCGAACTCACGATAGGCTCTGACCGCACCCGCGCGCTGCTCCCCGGCCTCGACACCAACTTTCTCGATTCCGGTTAGAGCCGGAGGTGGAGTTCGAACGCGTGAGCGGCACCGCCCGCATGTGACTGACGGGTTCGGCATATCGGGTCTTCCATGTAACCGTGGCGCGTCTCCGCATCGAGGGACGAGCCCAAGTTTCGTACGTGCCCAAGCGGCGCGGCGATGCACGGCCGAGAGCGACTGACCCCGCGCCCCGGAAACGGAAATCAGTCGAGATAGCCCATCCTGCGGCTGATCGCGTCGGCGGCGGCGATCACGTCCCGTGCGATCTCATGCAGCCACCGCTCGGTGAACCGGTAGACCGGACCAGACACGCTGACCGCCGCGACCACCTCGCCGGTGTGATCGCGAATCGGCGCCGCGATGGCGTTGAGGCCCTCCTCGAACTCCTCGACGGTGTACGCGTAGCCGTCGCGCAGGGCGATCGAGAGCTGCTCTTCCAGCGTCTCGGCGGAGGTGATCGTCCGTGGTGTGAGTCGGTTGAGACCTGCCGCTGTCAACAGGTCTCTGCGCTGCTCGGCATTCATGTGCGCGAGGAGAATCTTGCCGCTGGAGGTGGCATGCAGCGGGGTCGATTCGCCGATCCAGTTGTGCGTGCTGACGGTCGACGGGCCCCGTGCCTGGCACAGGTTGACCACGAAATGGGACCGCAGCACGGCCACGTTCACTGTCTCGCCGAGTTGTGCGGTGAGCGTCCTGCACACCGGGCCCGCCTGTTCCGGGATGTCCAGCCGGCGAGGGACCGCTCCGGCAAGGCGGAGGATGCCGAAGCTGAGGCGGTACTTGCCGCGCTCGTGGGTCTGTTCGACGAGCTCGCGCCCTTCGAGGGCGCTGAGCAGCCGGAACGCTGTCGACTTGTGCACGCCGACGTCAGCGGCGACCTCGCTGACACCCGCCTCGCCGCGTCGGGCCAGGATCTCGAGCACACTCACCGCACGGTCGACCGACTGCACGCCGCCGGTTGTGGTTCCCGCCGCCCCGTTCGCCGCTCTCACCGTGCCGTTCTTCATGGCGCAACTATAGGCACAGCCGCTCGTTGTTGCCTAATGAGAAACATGGTGCGTATTGCGCTCTGGGTTGTCGCCGCGCTGGTCGGTTACATATGACGCACGGCGGCATAGACGCGTGCGCCGACGATGGTCACCGAGACAGCGGCTGTCCTCAGGTCGGGACGATGGCAGTCGACGATTGCGTGCGCGCTGCATCGAGAGGGGCCGGTGAGACCAGATCGGCTCAGCCGCTGCGCGATGATCGGCGGGATACGTACTTGCCCCCGGCAGGCCTGCGCCGATCATCGGCCTGGTACGGAGCTGGCTGGAGCGCCGTGACCTTCCTCGATGCCCTGCTGGAGCGACACCTCACGGCGGGCACTTGCGCACTGGTGTAACGGTCGGTCATCGTCAGTGTCCTCTAGTGATCCAGGTGGCCAGGTGCGGAGACTCGACGCCGATCGTGGTGGCCTCGCCGTGCCCGGTGTGTACGAGCGTGTCCTCGGGCAGGGTGAACACGCGGTCGCGGATCGAGTCGATGATCGTCGGGAAGTCCGCGTAGGACCGGCCGGTGGCGCCAGGGCCGCCGTGGAACAGCGTGTCGCCGGAGAACAACACTCCGGCCTCGGGCATGTGCAGGCATACCGAGCCCGGCGAGTGACCCGGGGTGTGGATGACCTCGATCTCCGTGCCGGCGATTCCGATGCGCTGCCCGTCGTCGATACGCCGGTACCGCTCGTCGGGGTGGGTCATCCTCCACAGCACGTCGTCGCCGGGGTGCAGCAGCAGCGGGGCGTCGAGCTTTTCGGCGAGTTCGGGGGCGGCGGTGACGTGATCGTTGTGGCCGTGGGTGCAGAGCACCGCGGTGACCTGACGGCCCCCGACGGCGTCGATAATCGGTTGCGCGGCGTGCGCGGCGTCGACGATCACCACGTCGGTGTCGTCGCCGATCAGCCAGATGTTGTTGTCGACCTCCCAGGTGCCGCCGTCGAGGCTGAAGGTGCCGGAGGTGACGACCCGATCGATACGCAG
The DNA window shown above is from Nocardia sp. NBC_01730 and carries:
- a CDS encoding aromatic ring-hydroxylating oxygenase subunit alpha produces the protein MTTASLPESLIATLPGHYYTDAEVFALEQEKVFEAMWFCIVRAADLEKPGAFKTVQVGRESVLVARSRSGEVRAFFNVCRHRGARLCTQESGEVQRAFQCPYHAWTYDLDGKLVAAPNLTKMPDIDRVDFGLRRIAVREWLGYVWVCLANQPPSFDETVLREVRDRLGDLESIARYDIAELSVGRRIVYDVKANWKLIVENFMECYHCATIHPELTEVLPEFADGYAAQYYVGHGAEFGANIEGFTVDGSHGLDRIPGVAEDQDRRYYAITIKPQVFVNLVPDHVIVHRMFPLAADHTVVECDWLYLPEVVTAGKDLSRSVELFHRVNQQDFDACERCQPAMSSRTYRDGGVLVPSEHHIGAFHDWLRTKIAD
- a CDS encoding IclR family transcriptional regulator — its product is MKNGTVRAANGAAGTTTGGVQSVDRAVSVLEILARRGEAGVSEVAADVGVHKSTAFRLLSALEGRELVEQTHERGKYRLSFGILRLAGAVPRRLDIPEQAGPVCRTLTAQLGETVNVAVLRSHFVVNLCQARGPSTVSTHNWIGESTPLHATSSGKILLAHMNAEQRRDLLTAAGLNRLTPRTITSAETLEEQLSIALRDGYAYTVEEFEEGLNAIAAPIRDHTGEVVAAVSVSGPVYRFTERWLHEIARDVIAAADAISRRMGYLD
- a CDS encoding MBL fold metallo-hydrolase, encoding MSLRIDRVVTSGTFSLDGGTWEVDNNIWLIGDDTDVVIVDAAHAAQPIIDAVGGRQVTAVLCTHGHNDHVTAAPELAEKLDAPLLLHPGDDVLWRMTHPDERYRRIDDGQRIGIAGTEIEVIHTPGHSPGSVCLHMPEAGVLFSGDTLFHGGPGATGRSYADFPTIIDSIRDRVFTLPEDTLVHTGHGEATTIGVESPHLATWITRGH